A genomic region of Rhodohalobacter sp. 614A contains the following coding sequences:
- a CDS encoding MBOAT family O-acyltransferase, with the protein MLFNSIEFAFFLPIVFLLYWFVFNKRLRDQNLLLLIVSYFFYGWWDWRFLSLIAFSSVVDYVVGIRLSKTEAEHKRKLLLSVSLLVNLGFLGFFKYFNFFAENFANAFTLFGQPFEPATLNIILPVGISFYTFQTLSYTIDIYRKKLTPTTNAIQFFAFVSFFPQLVAGPIERAGNLLPQFSKYRSFEYVKAADGMKQILWGLFKKVVIADNCAVYVNDIFSNYSDYSGSTLLLGGVLFAFQIYGDFSGYSDIAIGTARLFGFHLMKNFAFPYFSRDIAEFWRRWHISLSTWFRDYLYIPLGGSRGPLSMQVKNIFIIFIVSGFWHGANWTFIVWGALNAAYFLPLLLMDKNRQNLEIVSKGRLFPSIKEFFSILLTFLITVLGWIFFRAESVQHAIAYLAGIMSPSFFSLPEILPLYLAILIAIFITIEWIQREQEHGLSFENRSLSVPFRWSTYLILAALVASFFGTENSFIYFQF; encoded by the coding sequence ATGCTCTTTAATTCGATAGAATTTGCATTTTTTCTTCCCATTGTTTTTTTGCTCTATTGGTTTGTTTTTAACAAGCGTTTAAGAGATCAAAACCTTTTACTACTTATAGTCAGTTATTTCTTTTATGGATGGTGGGATTGGCGTTTTTTGTCTTTAATTGCATTCAGTTCTGTTGTCGATTATGTTGTCGGCATTCGTTTGTCAAAAACTGAAGCTGAGCATAAGCGTAAATTACTGCTGTCTGTCAGCCTTCTTGTAAATCTCGGTTTCCTAGGATTTTTTAAATATTTCAATTTTTTTGCAGAGAATTTTGCGAATGCTTTTACGCTTTTCGGCCAACCATTTGAACCTGCTACTCTCAACATCATCCTGCCTGTTGGAATAAGCTTTTATACATTTCAAACACTCAGCTACACAATTGACATCTACAGGAAAAAACTTACGCCTACAACAAACGCTATTCAGTTCTTTGCCTTTGTAAGCTTTTTCCCGCAATTGGTTGCCGGCCCTATTGAACGAGCTGGAAACCTCTTGCCACAATTCTCTAAATATAGATCCTTCGAATATGTGAAAGCTGCAGACGGAATGAAGCAAATTTTATGGGGATTATTCAAAAAAGTGGTCATAGCAGACAATTGTGCAGTATATGTCAATGATATTTTTTCAAATTATTCAGATTATTCCGGTAGCACATTGCTCTTGGGAGGAGTTCTTTTTGCTTTCCAAATCTATGGAGATTTCTCCGGCTACTCGGATATAGCCATTGGAACTGCACGATTATTTGGATTTCATCTCATGAAAAATTTTGCATTCCCATACTTCTCGAGAGACATCGCGGAGTTTTGGCGCCGGTGGCACATTTCACTATCCACCTGGTTTCGGGATTACTTATACATTCCTCTTGGTGGAAGCAGAGGTCCGCTATCCATGCAGGTTAAAAATATCTTCATCATTTTTATTGTCAGCGGATTTTGGCACGGTGCAAACTGGACATTTATCGTATGGGGAGCTTTAAATGCCGCTTACTTTCTACCATTACTTCTAATGGATAAAAACCGGCAAAATCTCGAAATCGTATCAAAGGGAAGACTCTTTCCCAGCATAAAAGAATTTTTCAGCATCCTCTTAACGTTCCTGATAACCGTATTAGGGTGGATATTCTTCCGTGCTGAAAGTGTACAACATGCCATAGCATATCTTGCGGGCATAATGAGTCCAAGTTTTTTTTCCCTCCCGGAAATTCTCCCTCTATATCTGGCAATTTTAATAGCAATCTTTATCACCATTGAATGGATTCAGAGAGAACAGGAACATGGACTTTCATTTGAAAACAGGTCACTTTCAGTCCCGTTCAGGTGGAGTACATATCTAATCCTTGCCGCTCTTGTAGCTTCCTTTTTCGGGACAGAGAACTCCTTTATTTACTTCCAATTTTAG
- a CDS encoding glycosyl hydrolase, with amino-acid sequence MLKIKALISIYNSLFLNQTPGTIFYSKLTYLLAGLLKSTCIILMLVYSSCSQAQTPKPEFGIHSHITKKKSFDLESEFAAQNTLLEIARDKESRLIRTGFLWRDVEQKPGEWDWSAIDEVVENAEKHDLQIIAVLHESPAWAKKPLEKNLEGWKEFVSRVTERYKGRITRWEVWNEPNLSHRFKSAQSKQFFSELLKESYKIIKSTDADNRVVLGGMASQESAFPFWKAIFTHGALQYCDAVAIHPYQFPAESLVDYLDRLRKLMGEYGEVKPVWITEYGNSSRRNPIHPAESTIFVELIEKASAETFPNQENLQIGFVEGKLKNTFFEPLADQLQENGWKTESININTNEGQEKLHSQESRILIVAAYSQFSRAQLQDIYDSVKDGGLMVSMDGIPLVAYATEEGDEKPVRYTNDYRQKFKIRMRRIRHRNVAKKREVKIADGVELSSNPQSNIFINRILRNPRDEDISYTPLLSVYDGGKEMGEIASLFKYSTSEFNGSVLMIPVPMINGDSFEVQSVQLSKTVLSAWATGVETFIAFELRDNKYNVREKYYGLLDENMNPKPAFDSYSNLIKLVSSHTVLDYEKKGKGMSIQLEDDKNGEIVYIGWGDHFRKKMDSENRVFKPLDIITNATDESSIYIARNSSNGI; translated from the coding sequence TTGCTGAAAATAAAGGCTCTCATCTCCATTTATAATTCACTATTTCTAAACCAAACCCCCGGAACTATCTTTTATTCTAAACTAACTTATTTGCTTGCAGGCCTTTTAAAATCTACCTGTATCATTCTGATGCTGGTTTACTCTTCGTGCAGCCAGGCTCAAACGCCAAAACCTGAGTTTGGTATCCATAGCCATATCACCAAAAAGAAATCGTTTGATCTTGAAAGTGAATTTGCGGCACAAAATACACTCCTTGAAATAGCCAGGGATAAAGAGTCCCGGTTGATACGGACTGGATTTCTGTGGCGGGATGTAGAGCAAAAACCCGGCGAATGGGATTGGTCTGCCATTGACGAGGTCGTGGAAAATGCAGAGAAACATGATCTTCAGATCATTGCAGTTTTACATGAATCTCCGGCTTGGGCAAAAAAACCATTGGAGAAAAACCTTGAGGGTTGGAAAGAGTTTGTAAGTCGTGTAACGGAACGATATAAGGGAAGAATAACACGTTGGGAAGTGTGGAATGAACCGAATCTGTCCCATCGTTTTAAATCAGCTCAATCCAAACAATTCTTTTCTGAATTGCTTAAGGAGTCGTACAAAATTATAAAAAGTACGGATGCTGATAATCGTGTGGTTTTGGGTGGAATGGCAAGTCAGGAATCTGCTTTTCCTTTTTGGAAGGCCATCTTTACTCATGGAGCTCTTCAATATTGCGATGCCGTGGCAATTCATCCCTATCAATTTCCTGCAGAAAGTCTGGTGGATTATCTCGACAGACTGAGAAAACTGATGGGAGAATATGGCGAAGTAAAACCGGTGTGGATTACAGAATACGGGAATAGTTCGAGGCGCAATCCAATCCATCCGGCAGAATCAACAATTTTTGTAGAGTTAATTGAAAAAGCTTCTGCGGAAACATTTCCCAACCAGGAAAATCTCCAGATTGGTTTTGTGGAAGGAAAGTTGAAGAACACCTTTTTTGAACCGTTGGCAGATCAATTACAAGAAAATGGATGGAAGACTGAATCCATCAACATAAATACAAATGAAGGACAAGAAAAATTGCATTCTCAGGAATCCCGGATTCTGATTGTCGCGGCGTATTCTCAATTTTCAAGAGCACAACTCCAGGATATTTACGATTCAGTTAAAGACGGCGGGTTAATGGTCTCCATGGATGGTATACCGCTGGTTGCGTACGCTACCGAAGAAGGCGATGAAAAACCGGTAAGGTACACCAACGATTACAGACAAAAATTTAAAATCAGGATGAGGAGAATCCGCCATAGAAATGTAGCTAAAAAAAGAGAGGTTAAAATAGCCGACGGCGTGGAATTAAGTAGTAATCCGCAATCGAATATTTTCATTAACAGAATTTTGAGGAACCCAAGGGATGAAGATATTTCCTACACGCCTTTGCTGTCGGTGTATGATGGAGGGAAAGAAATGGGAGAAATCGCTTCGCTTTTTAAATACTCAACCTCGGAGTTTAATGGAAGTGTGCTAATGATCCCGGTTCCTATGATAAATGGCGACAGTTTTGAAGTGCAGAGTGTGCAATTATCAAAAACCGTGTTAAGCGCCTGGGCAACCGGCGTTGAAACGTTTATTGCGTTCGAGCTCAGAGATAACAAGTATAATGTCAGAGAAAAATATTATGGCTTATTGGATGAGAATATGAATCCCAAACCAGCCTTTGATAGTTATTCGAACCTGATCAAACTGGTTTCATCTCATACCGTTTTGGATTATGAGAAAAAAGGAAAGGGAATGTCTATTCAGCTTGAGGATGATAAAAACGGAGAGATCGTGTATATCGGATGGGGAGATCATTTCAGAAAAAAAATGGATTCAGAAAATCGTGTTTTTAAACCGCTGGATATCATCACAAATGCAACGGATGAATCATCCATATACATAGCCAGGAACTCTTCCAATGGAATCTAA